Genomic segment of Nitrosopumilaceae archaeon AB1(1):
TATTCTGAGACCCTAACTTTAGTTTCTTGAAAAGATGCTCATTTTGAATAGAGGAATGTTTTTACTAATCCCTTGATAACTTTACAGAACCACAATCATAAAGATTAACATAGAGATGGAGATAAAATACAAGTATGGCAAATACAAGATATAGTCAGGAGATAGAGATCAGAGGACACATTATAGATTCTGCAATTTTAACGAAAATTTATGATGGTATAATGGATCTAAATGGAGAGTTTGAGGCAAAGGACATCAAAGTAGGCAAAATGAAAAATGATGTTAGTTTTGCTAAATTAATAATTTATGGAAAAAACAAAAGACATCTAGACAGGATTTTAGAATTTGTATATAGGAATGGGGCGACTGCTGTAACTGTAAAACCCGTAATTTTAAAAAGCGCCTCAAAAAATATGATAATGCCAGACAATTTTTACAGTACCACCAATAACAACACACAAGTTTTTCTAAACTCAAAATGGATTTCTGTGGATAATATAATGATGGATAAGTGTATTGTAGTTAAGAGTGGTAAAGCATCATGTGTGGCTATACGAGATGTGAAAAAAAATGATAAAATCATAGTAGGGGATAGAGGAGTACGAGTGCAACCGCCTCAAAGACCAAGAGGAGGCGTAGAGGTCTTTGAGTTTATGGGAAGTAGTAGTTCAAGTGAGAGACCCACACACCACATTGCAAAGAATATGGCCAAAGATATGGCAATGATTCGAAAAAAAGGGGGCAAAATAATTCTAGTTGGAGGTCCGGCAATTATTCACACCGGAGTCTCAGATGTAATCGCATGGATGATAAAACACAATTACATAAATGGTGTTTTAGCAGGCAATGCTCTAGCAGTACACGATATTGAATACGCTACACTCGGTACATCATTAGGAATGAATATGCACGATGGAACTCTAGCAGTTCGAGGACATCGCAATCATATGGATGCTATAAACAGTGTATTTAAGAGCGGTTCAATAGCAAACATGGTAAAATCTGGAAAATTAAAAAAGGGCATCATGTATGAATGTATAAAAAACAGGGTACCATTTGTGTTGGCAGCATCAATTAGAGATGACGGACCACTGCCAGATGTAATTGTGGACATCACCAAAGCGCAAAGAGAGTATAAAAAAGTGTTAAAGGGTGCAGACATGGTAATTATGGTATCTACAATGCTCCACTCTATTGCAACTGGAAATATGTTACCGGCGAACACCAAAATAATAGTGATTGATATTAGTCAGCCCACGGTGACAAAATTAATTGACAGAGGAACATGGCAGGCATTAGGAATTGTATCAGATGTCGGAGCATTTTTCCCAATCATTTTACAAGAATTAAAGAAAATGCATAGATGAATAGTTTGGCTAGTTATTTAGTAGAGCAGACAGAATCCAAGACAGAGTTTAGCGTAAGGAATCAACGCAGTAGACTCAAAATCATTCCATATGTTGGTTGTAAATCAGGATTTGCTCATATTTTTGATGCATTAATATCAAAAGATACGTCTGAAAATATTTACGATTTATTTGGTGGCGGTGGTGGATTTACAATTTATGCGTGTAATCGTTTTGGATCAGAACGAGTAACATACAATGATAATAATCCAGTTTTGGTAAATTTTATGACTCAATTACAGAAATCCCCACATAGATTATTTTGCGAATATGAAAAGCATCGTAAAAATTCTAGCCCAGAGTATTATCTCAAAGTAAGAGGTATGAATATCAAAAAGGGTGTTACAGCAGCAGGTAGATTTTTTTATCTCAGTAAGAATGCATTTTCAGGTAAAATTAGATTCAACTCACAAAATATTTTCAATACACCTATGCGTAAAAATACCCCATGTCCAAAAATAAAACGAGATGATATAATAAATATCAGTCAAGTTTTAAAACACCTTACAATAAAAAATGAATCGTATGAAAATTTTATAAATTTAAAACAAAAATTTATTTATCTATATCCACCATACATTAATAATACAAATGGGCATTACAATAATATTTTAGAAAAAAGTGAATTTATCAAGTTTGTCAAAAAAATAAAAAAAACAAACAAAGTTATGATATCAGAGCAAAATTTACCTCAGGAATTAGATCTCGTAGATTTTAATATTTACAACATATCATTATACAGATCACTACAATACGTTACACAGAATAACAGCAAAGAGATCATAGGCATTAATTACTAATTACACTCATCACTTAATCTAGAAATACGTCTCACAAGAAAGAACGGGCTGTAAAGTAGTATAGGGATAGATATTGCAATGAATAATGTTTGTAGTTGGCCTAAAACAATACTAGCAGTTATTCCAGCGATGGGACCTAGAATTAAAGATACCGCAGATCCGGCACATGTAGGACAGGCGATGAAAAGTCCTGTTGCCGCCCCAATACTACCAATACTACGTCTTTTTTTCGATATACTGTTTGCTGCAAACACAAGGGAGACATTCAAGGCGACAAGGTAAGAGACTATAATTTGTAATAATAAATTGATAGGAATAATTTGTAGACCAACATGTTCTGTGAGATAAATCAGTATCAAGGGCATATACCCTACAGTATCACAGCATGGGATTAATTCTACAGAGGGAATATTTACCCCATAGTGATATGAGAAAACTAATTCAGGTTGATATACCAACGTACCGGATAAAAATGAGAAAAATACGCCATAAATAAATATACAAGATACAAATATTTTTCTAGATTTATCATTCCAAGTAAGAGTAGCAATTTTGCCAAATAATCCCAGGGTATTATTTTTTTCCTTGTGAAATTTATACATACCCAATCCAATTAGACCAAATGCTGCAAGAAAAACAACATAAAACATAAAGGCAAATCGTTGTATGGAATCAATAGATTGTGGTACCAGTTTACTTGGGTCTTGATATTTTGTATATAATAGAAACAAGCATGTTATAATTATAAATCCTGATATAACAAAAAACTCACCACGTATGGTGAATCGTCCCCTCAAAATATCAATCATAAGAAATTATTCATAGACGGTTATTTTATTCTTAAACCTGTGATTTTCTATACACTAATGGACTAGAGTCTATGCCCATGTCTTGCAAGGTGGAGGAAAACTCTGATGTATAACCGTGAACGGTATACACCTTGGTGGCCTCTGAGGCCTTTACCACATGAATTAATTCATTAAAATCACAATGATCACTTAGAGGAATTTTATAATTACTAATCCCAAAAGGTGTAGATACTGCCCATCCAGTAAAATCAATTACGATTGCATCATACCTAGACTTTACCACCTTTACAAAACTAGATGCGCCAGTATCCTTTGGGGCAATCATTACCCAAGGTTTTTTGCCTAAAAGATTATTTCGTTCAGCTGCTAAATGACCACAACTAGATTTTAAATTTACGCCCAATTCAATATACACATCATTAATTAATTTTATAGAATCATGATAGTATAACGGATCCCAATTTGAAAACATTTCACTTAAAATCTGAGCCTTACCTAGTTTGTATCCTAAAAGTACAACAGGTTGACCATTCGAATATGCTTTTGAAATTATTTTATTTACATCATTTTTAATTTTAGATATTGGTGGAAAAACAAATTTGGGTTTACCAAAAGTAGTCTCAATAATTAGTGTTTTACATTTGGGTATTGTTGCGGCCTGTAAAACTCCGCGTGTTCGCGTACAAATATCACCTGTATAATAAATGTCGTTGAATAATAAACCTCTTGAGCCCAAAATATGTCCATTATTAATTAATTGAAAATTAGTATAATAATCACGATGATCACTCATCTTATATTTGCGTGATAACGCAAGTCGTCTTGTTTCAACGGAAGATAAAAAAATACCCGTATCACCACGTGGCAGGTGATCAAGATGTGCATGAGATACAAAATTGATTCCCTCCTCAGACGAATTTTTCGGATCAAGATGAACAATGGTATCATCATATTTACACACTATACCGTTAGGAGTAGTACGAAATTCTACCATATGTCAAGATAGAGATAATTTGATATAAATTGCAGTATAAGCAGAGTGTTAATCCGTATGTTAAACTTGGGCATTTTAATCTCAGGCATGGGAAGTAACATGGAGAGTATACTCAAATCAATAAAGAGTGGAGAGACTCGAATCAATCCTGCAATAGTGATATCAAATAAATCAGGTGTTAGAGGAATTGCAATTGCTAAAAAATATAATGTAAAGACTGCAATAGTGGAAAGTGTTGTGGGGGAGTCTCGTATGAATTATGATATGAGAGTAGTAAAAATATTAAAGAGAAATAAAGTCACACCAAAAAATGGACTAGTCTGTCTTGCAGGGTTTATGAGATTAATCAGTCCAGAGTTTACTAGAATGTATAGAGATAGAATACTAAATATTCATCCAGCATTATTGCCATCATTTCCAGGACTACATGCGCAAAGACAGGCTTTAGAGTATGGGGTAAAGTATACAGGATGCACAGTACACTTTGTGGATGAGGGCGTAGATACAGGAAGAATAATTATTCAAGACGTAGTTAAAGTAGAAAAGAACGATACTGAGAAGGTACTATCTGCAAGAATATTAAAAAAGGAACACAAAATTTATTCCAAAGCTATTAGATTAATAATTGACAAGAAAATATAGTTTGTTTAATAATTCAAGGGGTTAATCACGAATCAAGTCATTATTAATCAATTTCCACAAGTATGTCCAACGCTTAAAATGGGATAGTTGGAATAATTCAAAGTGGAATAGTTGAAATTAAATAACATATAAAATGTACCCAAGTATTGACAGGCGTAAAAATAGACGGATTGGAGGTCGCACGTGTTGTCAAAACACGTGTAAAGGAGGCCGCAGAGCAATTGAGATTAGATGGGACAAATCCTTGTCTTGCCACCATTTTAGTTGGGGACGATGCATCTTCTGCAACATATATTACAAATAAACACAAGGCGTGCAAAGAATGTAATATTGATACGAGGGATAATAAATTACCAGCAAATATCACACAAAAAGATTTAGAGATTCTAGTAGACAAGTTGAATCGCGATGATTCCGTACATGGGATTTTAATTCAAATTCCACTACCAAAACACATAGACGAGTTTGCAATCATGTCCAAAATTTCACCATTAAAAGATGTCGATGGACTTACCATCCATAATAGTGGATTACTAGACAAAGGCAAAGCAGCTCTCATAGCATGTACACCGTTGGGGATTATGGAATTATTCAATCATTATAACATAAAACTAGAAGGAAAACATGTAATAATTATAAATCGTAGTAGTTTGATCGGTAAACCATTACATCATTTATTATTGAATAGTAATGCAACAGTTACAACGTGTCATTCAAAGACAATCAATATCAAAGAATTGTGTAAAAACGCAGATATTATAATTACAGCAGTCGGGGATAGAACAAAATTTACTCTCAAGGCAGATATGATAAAAGAGGGGGCAGTAATTATTGATGCGGCAATTACAAGATATGATGGTAAATTGACAGGGGATACAGATTTTTCACAGATTATAGAGAAAGCATCGTTTGTAACCCCGGTACCAGGTGGGGTAGGGCCAATGACAGTTGCAATGCTATTAAAGAATACAATAACAGCAACATCGTTGTGTAATAGACTTGGCCGATTCTAAAAAAAATGCATTAAGAAAGATGCTTCTAGAGAAGCGCGATGGTATATCTGCAGAGATGAAAGTCATCACAAGTAGACAGATTCAAAAAAAGATTCAAAAGATTAAAAATTATGCAGAGGCTACAAGTATTGCAAGTTATTATCCAATAGGAAGCGAGGTTTTAACACAATCCATAATGCAAGATATACTCTCCAAGGGTGTTAAATTATCACTTCCTAAAATCATAAATGGCATGTTGGAGTATCGACAGGTCAGTGATTTTACACAGATGGAGATGGGTAAATTTGACATTCCAGAGCCAAGGGCAGACGCAAAACTAGTTGAGGATATCGATGTCATACTAGTTCCAGCGGTGGGACTATCAAGAGACGGGAATCGTTTAGGATATGGACGTGGGTATTTTGATAAATTTCTTGCACAAAATGATGTAACATCAATTGCATTATCATACTCTAAACAACTAGTCGGTAATATTCCAACAGATGATACAGACATTCCAGTAAACTGGATTGTGACAGAAGATCAAATCATCAAAATATAACACCAATATTATAATTATACACTTGAAATTCCAACATGTATTACAGATGTGTTGTATGTTTTTTTGTACAGGTACAGTTTAGTGTGTCTTCAAGGACCATCTACTCTTCCAACACTCGTTATTATATAACAAAATATTTTGCGTCCTTGTGATGTGTTATGAGAGCAGCTGTAGATTGCTCAGGAATTAGTTGACCAGATTCTGTCAAAGTTATACCAGATTCTCTCAAAGAGAGCAGTTTGTCTAGTGTATGATGTTGTGTGATATCAGGGCAGCTGAGATACCCCCAACTGAAACGCAGTCCTCGATTATTAATTCCCAAATCACTACGTATTTTATCATTTGTCCATTCAGTTAGAGCCTCGGCAGTCTCAACGGCAAGTCCATGAAGATAGTACGCATCCGTATATTGACTTTGCTCATTCATATCATCAAGTATTTTGGTTATGCCTGCCCCAATAGTTACAGCTTGCATTGCTATAATATCATTAGAGCCGAAATAATCTGCAAGACACAAATGTTCACTCTGTCTTGATCGTGGAAAGTCAAATTCTACAGAATCATTACCGTTGTCAACTATAAGAATATTATTTTTTGCATGACATTCAAAGTATCCATATACTACACTAGGCTGAAACCACCCCTCATTCAAAACACGTTTCTTCCACGTATCAAGCAAGACCTCATGTTCTTTAGATACAGTAGAGGAGACATTCCCACGAACCCCCCATGATAATTTAAATAATGATTTAAGATTTAGCCTATCCCAAATCTTAATCAAATCGATAGAATCAGAGTCTAGACGTATGATTCTATCTTCAGGTAGTGTTGGAATTTCACTCATGGGTTTAATTGTACTATGAGGAATATTGCCTGTAGAGGGTACAATCACATCTTCTCTCCACGCATTCATCTTCTCTACCCATTTATTCACGAATGCCTGTTTATCATCAGAAAGAAGAGTATCTATTATCTTCAATCCATCAAACATGGTATTACAATAAAATGCACCATGCTGATATAATTCATCTTGCTTGGCAATACGAGCAATTTGACTAGAGGTCACAGCAGCACCACCACATAATACGGGAATTTTCAAATTATTCTTTTTAGCATACTCTATGAAATGTTTCATCTGCTGAGAGGTGTGTACAAGTAGTGCAGACAGACCAACTGCATCAGCATCTGTCTCTTTAATTTTATCTACAAATTTTTGCAATGGAACTTGTCTGCCTAAATCATAAACCGTGTATCCATTATTCTCTAAAATAGTCTTTACTAAATTCTTACCAATATCGTGAACATCACCATAGACTGTTCCAAGAACAATCTTGCCTTTACTCTCTACACCTTTCTGTTTTACTAGATATTTTTCCACCTCAGATACTGCTAATTTCATACATTCGGCAGATTTCAAAACAAATGGCAGTATCAAATCTCCAGAGCCGAACAGATCACCTACCTCTTTCATTGCAGGAAGCAGGCTTTGATTTAAAACAACAATTGCAGCATCATGTGTTTCAGCTTGTGGAATATTCAACACCAGAGAGTCATTAATCGTCTCAAGTTTGTCGGCACGTGAAAGCTGATCTGCAATGGCTGATACCACATCATTACACAAATTATCCTTTAGCCTGTGAAGAATTCTATAATTTGCACGTTTCATCACTGGCCATGTGGGATCAACATCTGTGGTGACAGACGCAGAGCTACCAATAGTTGCCCCCTCAAAGTGAGAGATTACATCAGATAATGCATCATCGTGCTTGTTGAATATGAGATCTTCGGCTAGTTTACGTTCGTCAAGATTAATCTCAGCGTATGGAATGATCTCTTTGACGTTAACGATGGCCGAATCAAGACCACTTTGTATTGCATGATGCAGAAATACAGAGTTGACTAGTCTGCGCGTTGGAGGAGAAAGACCAAAGCTGATATTTGATAGTCCAAGTGTGGTGTATGATTCAGGTAGATGTTTTTTGACTAGCTTTATACCCTCAAGAGTATCGACTCCAGCGTTTAAAAATTCATCTTGACCTGTTCCAAGAGTAAATGTAAGTACGTCAAATACAAATTGATTCTGTTGTAAATTATGTTTTAAACCTCTTTGAAATAAGAGATTTGCAGTATCTAATTTTTGCTGAGGAGTTTTTGCCATGCCATCAGGTCCAATACACATTGCAATTGCAGGAACACCGTACTGATGCATGAGTGGAGCGAGTTTCTCAAAACGTGAGCCATCACCTTCAAGATTAATTGAGTTTATCATAGGTCTGCCAGGAATGCATTCAAGTGATTGTTTTATCACATCCGGATCAGTTGAATCAATTACCAAGGGAGCTGCGACCTCTAGACTAATCTGTTTTACAAGTCGAGTCATAAAATCTGATTCATCTGTGCGTTCATTTGTTGCAACACATACGTCCAGACAATGTGCTCCTTGCTCTACCTGAAGACGTGCCAGATCAACCAAGCCGTCGATATTATCTTCAAGTACTAGTTGTTTTGCTTTTTTGGAGCCTTGGGTGTTTAATCTTTCACCAATTAGTAATGGCGGTGGTGTTTGTGCAAGTGTAATTGCATTAAGTGCAGAGCTTAATCTAGGAATCATAACACATGATTTGTAATGAATAGTAAATTAATATCAATTGCCAATGGATTCGTCCAGGATTGTACGTAATTGAGTAATGTGTTGGGGTGTAGTACCACAACAGCCACCTATTAGTTTGATGTTAGGGTATGAGGAGAGAAACTCTGCCATTTTAGATGCCAAGTTTGTAGGATCCATTTTATACACAGCAACACCATCTTGATTAACTGGCATTCCAGCGTTGGGTACAACAAGTAGGTTGTGGGAGGTATTCTCATCTAGCCATCGAATGCTTTGCTCCATTTCTATGGGACCAGTAGAGCAGTTTAACCCAAATATGTCAATTCCCATTCCAGATACTGTTGTGTATGCAGATTGAATACTAGTTCCAAGTAACATCTTGCCAAACTGATCTAGTGTAGTATTTGCAATCAGTGCAACGCGCTTGTCAATCTTTTTCATAGCCATGTGAGATGCAAGAATTGCCATCTTCACTTCCAGTATATCTTGACTAGTTTCAATAAGTAATGCATCAACACCACCTTCAATTAATCCAAGAGCTTGAAGATAAAAAGAATTTTTAATTTCTTCAAGTGGGGTTTGACCCAAATCAGGATTGTTTGAACTTGGCAGTAATCCACTCGGACCCATAGAGCCCAAAATATATTTTGGAGTATCATATTCTGATACGACACGAGTAGCAAGTGAGGCTATGGTCTTGTTAAGTTTTATGGTATCATCACTCATGTTATACTCGGCAAGTTTGATTACACTAGAGCCAAAAGAGTTGGTCTCAATACAGTCAGCTCCGGCGTCCAAATAATTTCTATGAATTTGTTCTATCCATTCAGGATGAGTCAATACAAGACCGTCGTTAAAGCCATCATGTCCATCAGGAAAGTCAGTAGAGGCAGGATGTAACTTTTGAATTTCAGTACCCATTGCACCATCAATGAGGAGGGGTTTTTCACCAAGTATGTCAAGTAGAGGTATCTTGTTCATGATATCACAAGTTAAAGTCAATTACTAAAAAAACTTTAGTAATTAGGCATCGTATAGATATCGAGGCTCAGAATAAATCCTACTTTATACTATGATTGTTATAATTATTATACATCTTTTTCAAAAGTAAAACAAGTTTATAATATTTTGTGTATAAACAATAATCAAATATTGATTAAAATTTCAGATTCTCTGAACGTGAATAGGCTTCGCTATTCATAATACTACTGATCATAACAATAATCATAAACGTACATATAAAATAACCATGACGGTGGAGTTTGAATATTATACTAAAAATGATTTTTCAAATTATACTGGAAAGGAGATATCTATTTTGGGAGAAAAAATAATTGTCAGTGGAACTGATTTTACCAAAGTCTATGAATCTGCAAAAGTGAAATCTGGTAAACATGAACCCTTGTTTACATTAATACCAAAGATCAATGAGACTTTAATTTTCTAGATTGTATATTTCGTTAAAAATAAAACACTCACAGTAACTAGTTTTTTCATATACTAATGATAAGATTGGATCTAGCATAATATCTAGATCTAGAGTTGAGACGAAAATAAATAATGATTTAAAATCAATACGATTAGCAATGTTGGTGGATTCAAGAGTAGACACTTCTTTTATTCCATTACACATAGCTGATATTTAGATAATAAACTTGGTAAACCCATTGAGGCAAAAAGTGCGTCAGGACCATTTATGATAAAGAAAGGAACGATGAATGTCACTCATAAAGGGCAAATTCCAGTAGATGTTCCCATACAAGAACTAAAAGGAAGAAATCAACAAGATTATGTTTTATTGGTGAGAATTGGATCATTTGCTCAATTTAATATTACATCTAGGGGAAAACAAAAAAATACACTTAAGAAGTCCAAAGTCAGGTTTCAATTCTTAATCTCGAATCATGCTCAATTTTTAAAAGAATTATTTTATACCTCTAATTTTATAACCCAAATTTGTATACTCTTTCTCTCTTCTCAAGTGATTTAGGAATATAGTGCATACTCAAATATTCAAATATGTGTTCGGATACCTTGTACGAAACAAGTCTCGCGTTCTACACAATACCATAGAATGGGTTCTGTTCAGTTTGCTAAACCCATTCATGAGTGATTGAAATGAATCTAATATCAAAAATAAAATTTCAACAAAATATACAAACTAGTCAAATCACAGGATGTTTTATGTTAGTATTACCTATCACATCTACTGTTACTGTGGATTAGAAATGTTAACTTTTTCGCACATATGGTTTATCAATTGTACAAAATGCATTACCTGTTAATTTAATTTGTGATCCTTTATGGGTATCGGTCATTCTTATCAGTTGTGGTTTAGATATTTTTCTACCTTGACATATTATACGTTCACCATGGATAGAATCTCCCAAGTTGATCCGCGTTGACATATTACTCGTGTTTTTCCATAAATCGTCCTTGTTGTTTTAATTCAGATATTACATCAACAACTATTTTTAAATCTAAACCATACTTTTTACATATATCACTAGGGTAAAAAACTTCGCCAATTTTAATTTCATGTAGCAGTAATTTTTTGACCTCTGTTTTATCTAATTCAAAATTATCCATATTAATTGATTCCACATAATTGTCTGCTAAGTTTTGTTGAATGAATCGTGTTAGTGATTTATTCTCCAGTAATATTCTTGTAAGCAATGTATTTAATTCTAAATATGCATGAAATAAAGAATCTACAGAATTAATATTTTTCTCAGACATTTCTTGGTTTAGTTGCTGTAATCTTTTTTCATCATATTCATATAATATATCATCTCTCGATAGATTTTGAGGAGATAAAATTAGAATTCATCCCCCATACGCAATATTCTTTTTCTTGATTTGTCAAATTTTTGCCATATTGTAAGTTGATGTAACGTAGTAGTGTAACGTAATTGCTTAAGACAGGCATATAGAGTGGAAGGATTTTTGTTAGGATATGCACCCATCACAGATTTCAATTCCGATAAAATCTCCGAATTCATCTTTATTTCAATCTCTTTTGGAACTGAATAATTTCTAAACATACCTATAAGATTGCTAGAAACGCTTTCTAAAATTTCACTAATAAATACTTCATCTTCAAGTTCAAGATTCCATGAAAAATTTACTAAATCGTGAGAAATTCTAGAAGAAGCTTCATAGTTTCGATTATTCATATTTTCATAAATGTCATCCAATCTTTCTATGAACACAGTTTTTACATCTTTCATGTCTACTTGTGTACGTTCCATTTATTAAATATTTACAAAATGAATTCTATAAATTTTGTAAGACATATTGGTAGAGAATACAAATGAAATACTACTCAGGTCTCACAAACTGAACAGAATCATAGAATGATACTTTAAAAAAGAACTCGTATCAACAGGTATCATGCTACCATCATTAAAATTAATAAAACAGATGCGGATAAAATTGGGCATTACACAAAAGGCATTAAGCGATATGGTTGGAATTAGCAAATCAATGATGAATCAGATAGAGACTGGGAGATTTAGCACAGGTTATGATACGGCTAAAAAAATCTTTGACTGTCTTGCAACAATGGAGAGTAAATCATCACAGAGAACAGTTTATGAATTATGTAGTAAAAAAATTGTATCGATTAAACCAACAGATACTATTAATCATGCTATAAAAATTATGCAAAAATCATCGATTAGTCAGATTCCAGTATTTGATAAACTTGTAGTAGTAGGTCTAATCTCAGAAGATCAGATAATGTCACACCTGTCAGAGGACAAGAAAATTAAAAACATCAAAGTAGCAGAGATAATGATAGAGCCACCACCAGTAGTTAGTCATTTAACACCAGTTCAAGTGCTAGCACCATTAATGAGATTCTCAAAATGTCTTTTGATATCAAAGAGTGGTGTCATATCAGGAATCATAACGGCGTCAGATACTCTAAGATTATTAGAGTGAGCATAATTCGGCAAGCACGCCACCAAGAGATTTAGGATGAAGGAATGTCACGCGTGTTCCAGCAGAACCTGTTCGAACTTTGCCAAGAAAAACAATTCCGCATTCTGTCATTCTACTCACCTGAGAATTAATATCATCTACCTGAAGGGCAATGTGGTGCAGTCCCGGACCTTTTTTATCAAGGAATTTCTGTATTGGACTATCACTAGATGTAGGCTCCATCAACTCAATACGAGAGTTTTCAAGATGAATAATTGCAATTTTGACACCCTCAGAGGATATAGTTTCATAATCAATCTTATCAGTACCTAGCACCATGGAATAATGTTTTGCAGATTTCTCTACATCATTTACTGCAATCGCAATGTGATCGAGTCTCAATTAAAACACTTCTCTTGGTTTGTATTGACCAAACACTTCTCTGAATGTGTTACTAATTTCACCAGTAGTAGCATATACTTTTGCAGCACGAATAATATATGGCATGAGATTATCTTTACCCTCTGCTGCATTTTGAAGTTTC
This window contains:
- the mce gene encoding methylmalonyl-CoA epimerase — translated: MRLDHIAIAVNDVEKSAKHYSMVLGTDKIDYETISSEGVKIAIIHLENSRIELMEPTSSDSPIQKFLDKKGPGLHHIALQVDDINSQVSRMTECGIVFLGKVRTGSAGTRVTFLHPKSLGGVLAELCSL
- a CDS encoding dihydropteroate synthase; its protein translation is MIPRLSSALNAITLAQTPPPLLIGERLNTQGSKKAKQLVLEDNIDGLVDLARLQVEQGAHCLDVCVATNERTDESDFMTRLVKQISLEVAAPLVIDSTDPDVIKQSLECIPGRPMINSINLEGDGSRFEKLAPLMHQYGVPAIAMCIGPDGMAKTPQQKLDTANLLFQRGLKHNLQQNQFVFDVLTFTLGTGQDEFLNAGVDTLEGIKLVKKHLPESYTTLGLSNISFGLSPPTRRLVNSVFLHHAIQSGLDSAIVNVKEIIPYAEINLDERKLAEDLIFNKHDDALSDVISHFEGATIGSSASVTTDVDPTWPVMKRANYRILHRLKDNLCNDVVSAIADQLSRADKLETINDSLVLNIPQAETHDAAIVVLNQSLLPAMKEVGDLFGSGDLILPFVLKSAECMKLAVSEVEKYLVKQKGVESKGKIVLGTVYGDVHDIGKNLVKTILENNGYTVYDLGRQVPLQKFVDKIKETDADAVGLSALLVHTSQQMKHFIEYAKKNNLKIPVLCGGAAVTSSQIARIAKQDELYQHGAFYCNTMFDGLKIIDTLLSDDKQAFVNKWVEKMNAWREDVIVPSTGNIPHSTIKPMSEIPTLPEDRIIRLDSDSIDLIKIWDRLNLKSLFKLSWGVRGNVSSTVSKEHEVLLDTWKKRVLNEGWFQPSVVYGYFECHAKNNILIVDNGNDSVEFDFPRSRQSEHLCLADYFGSNDIIAMQAVTIGAGITKILDDMNEQSQYTDAYYLHGLAVETAEALTEWTNDKIRSDLGINNRGLRFSWGYLSCPDITQHHTLDKLLSLRESGITLTESGQLIPEQSTAALITHHKDAKYFVI
- a CDS encoding CBS domain-containing protein, producing the protein MLPSLKLIKQMRIKLGITQKALSDMVGISKSMMNQIETGRFSTGYDTAKKIFDCLATMESKSSQRTVYELCSKKIVSIKPTDTINHAIKIMQKSSISQIPVFDKLVVVGLISEDQIMSHLSEDKKIKNIKVAEIMIEPPPVVSHLTPVQVLAPLMRFSKCLLISKSGVISGIITASDTLRLLE
- a CDS encoding homocysteine S-methyltransferase family protein, with amino-acid sequence MNKIPLLDILGEKPLLIDGAMGTEIQKLHPASTDFPDGHDGFNDGLVLTHPEWIEQIHRNYLDAGADCIETNSFGSSVIKLAEYNMSDDTIKLNKTIASLATRVVSEYDTPKYILGSMGPSGLLPSSNNPDLGQTPLEEIKNSFYLQALGLIEGGVDALLIETSQDILEVKMAILASHMAMKKIDKRVALIANTTLDQFGKMLLGTSIQSAYTTVSGMGIDIFGLNCSTGPIEMEQSIRWLDENTSHNLLVVPNAGMPVNQDGVAVYKMDPTNLASKMAEFLSSYPNIKLIGGCCGTTPQHITQLRTILDESIGN
- a CDS encoding DUF5678 domain-containing protein gives rise to the protein MTVEFEYYTKNDFSNYTGKEISILGEKIIVSGTDFTKVYESAKVKSGKHEPLFTLIPKINETLIF